A stretch of DNA from Desulfosarcina ovata subsp. ovata:
AACACGTTCAACTCGATATGTGCTACAGGAAAAAGTCGCTCTGGGTTCCCGGTCGAGAGTGTGACAAATTGTTGGCCATTTACTTCTTATAAGCAGGACTAAGGTGTTTTAAACATCGGATAGTGTTTGATATTGAGAGTTTTTAATTCTGCATTTTCGGATTCGGCGGTTGCAGCCAATATAGCATCTGCAAGTCCAACGCCATGTGACTTGCCATAATCCCGTCTATAAAGGCCCCCGGCTTTTCCGATTGCGGCATCAATTGGCACAACACGGAATAGGGATATAAAGTGCTGCAAAGCATTTTGTTCCGCATCCCCTTTAACGCCAGCATACAACTCCGGGGCATAATGGGGGCATAATGGGGCATAATGGGGACGTCTCTCATTATCTAAATAATTGAATCAATCAGCACGTATCCTTCGCATGCGGCTATGGCTTCGCCTCTTCTAACGGCATAGCCGATGCCCGACACCGTCATATCAAGTGCCCGGGCAAGCTCGGTTTGGGAAAGGCACAGCTCGCTTGCACACCAGTAGCAAAATAGACCCCGGGCATCCGCGCGTTTTTTGGGGCGGCCCTTTTGGAATATCTCTTCCTTATCGATCCCAAATAGCTCGGCGACCCTTTCGGCAACACGGTTTATATCGTAGCCATGCCGTTTGAGTTCATAGCGCCGTTCAAACCGTTCTTTGGCTTGGGACAAAACCGACAATACAAAATCCGAATCACCAAGAATGCGTTCATCGCCTTTTATACGGTCCATTCCTTTCAGTCGCATCTTTTTAACTTCCGACCATCCGCCCAGGCTGCGAACCAATCCTCCCCCGACCAATTCAGGACGACGTCCCATAGCAACTCCGGCTTGGATATAGTCAAGGTAAGCCTTGCGCGCCTTCGCCACTTTTTTTCCAAAACAGCCAAGAACATAAGCGCCGTCCTGCCAGCTACAATCATCGACTCCCACCAATAATCGGTGGCCGCTGAATGGATAATCTGTCAACGCCCTGAAGTCCTCAACCATGCCAGCACGCAATGGATTGAGATGAATATAGCGCACCAGTTCCAAAAGATAGGCGTCTTCCTGACAAATAATAGATTTGTACCGGTTCTGAAACAACTGGCCGTGGCGTTTATGTCGGCGGTTGAAACTTACCGCATATCCGGTGAGCAGCCGCTGCATCAAGCTTACGAGCCCGTCAGGGCCTGAGCGAAATAAAAAATGGGCGTGGTTACTTAGCAAAACCCAAGCATAACATCTGGTTTGCGTCTGCGGAACCAACTGATCAAGCCGATCGACAAGATTCTGCTTGTCGGTTGTATCCCGGAAAATGTTTTTTCTTTCGATCCCCCGGATGATCACGTGATGCAAAATCCCGGGAGCGTCTAATCGGGCTAACCGTGGCATGGCACCTTTCATAGCAAATGTTGAGAGGCAAATCAAGTTGATTAGATAATTAGGGACGTCCCAACCGCCCCAACCGCCCAGGGACGTCCCAACCGCCCAATTTTTAAAGATATTTTGCCGCTAAAGCGGTAAAATCTATTAATTTTTGATGGCGTTATTCGAAATACTGTCGAATACATTGACAAGGTGCCGTTATAGCGGTAATTTATGATGAATTTTGTTGATTTTTTTCTGATAATACATTAATTGACACCAAAATTGCTGTTATGGCGGTAAAACTAATCAATAAAAATGAAATGGAAATCGGCCGTATTGTTCAATTTCACCGCAAACAGGCCGGACTGTCGCGGATCGATCTGGCGGACATTGCCGGTGTGGGAAAGACGGTGATCTATGATGTCGAAAACGGCAAACAAACGGTTCGGTTGAATACCCTGCTCAAAATTATGATATCGCTCAATATATCCATATTTTTGGATAGTCCGTTGATGGATCGTTACGAGGCGCGTGAAAATGCGTAAGGCGGATGTCTTCATGCATGATGTCCGTGCCGGCGTTCTGGAGGAGCTTTCACCGCGGACAACGTTTCGGTTCACTTATGATCCGGCATACAACGGCCCTCCGGTTTCCCTGACAGCGGCTGTCCGACCTGAGCCGTACACGTATGAAACCTTTCCTCCCTTTCTGGAGGGGTTGCTGCCCGAAGGATACAATCTGGAGGCTCTCCTTAGAGCTATGAAAATTGACCGGCAGGATTTACTCAGTCAGCTTCTGGCGGTGGGAGGGGATATGGTTGGTGCGGTGACGGTGCGGGAGATTGAATGAACACCTGCCTGATTACCTATGCGACGTGTGAGGGCAGGTACTCCCCCCAGGGACTGAGAAAACTGTCCAGAAGTCTCAAGCAGCTTAAGGATTTTCCCTATACCGCTGCGGATCAGATTGTTGAAGCCGCCGCCCGTGCTCCAAAAATGTCAATCCAGGGGGTTCAGCCCAAGCTCAGTGCCGTCCTGAATGCCCGCCAAAACGGATTCGAGCTTGTGGATACTGGAGGTCGCTACATTCTAAAACCTCAAAATCCACAATACAGGCACCTGCCTGAGAATGAAGACCTGAGCATGCGCCTGGCGGAGGCAGCCGGCATTCCGGTCCCGCTTCATGGACTGATTTACTCCAAAGACGGCTCCCTGACCTACTTCATCAAGCGGTTTGACCGGGAAGGAAAAAAAAAGATTGCCGTTGAGGATTTCGCCCAACTCATGGGCCTGAACCGGGATACCAAATACGACGCCTCCATGGAAAAAGTCGCGCAAGTCATTGACCGGTACTGCACCTTCCCGGCAGTCGAAAAAATAAAACTGTTCAGATTGACGCTGGTGAATTTCCTGGTCGGTAACGAAGATATGCACGTGAAAAACTTTTCGCTGATGACCCGGCAGGGCAAGGTGGAATTGACACCTGCTTACGACATTCTGAACACCACCATTGTGCTATCAAAAGCGAAAGAGGAGATCGCGCTGCCGATCAAAGGGAAAAAGCGCAAGCTAAGTGCCGACATTCTGGTCGATTATTTTGGCCTGACCAGGCTAGAACTGAACCGCAAAATCGTTTCCTCGGTGTTAGAAACCTTTAAAAATGTTTCGTCAATATGGAATAATCTCATCGCGGTCAGCTTTCTGCCGAACGAAGTGAAAACGGAATACAAACGTTTGGTTGATGAACGATTCGAAAGATTGCTGAAAGGATCGTTCCTCCTCAGCAAGTAAACGCGTATTGCCGATGACAGTGAGGCTGGAGAGCAGCATGGCCGTGGCGGCGATCAGTGGGGGTGAGGAGTAGAAGATCTTTCGGCGTTCAATACCTATGATAAGAATGTGATACAATGCGTCTGCAGCGTCAATGCGGGGGGGCGTGGCATATTTTTTCTTATTACCGTAGCACATAAAAAATTCGAACCAATATATCAATGGATGTCCCCAACTGGTCCCCCAACTGGTCCCGTCCCCAATTGGTCCCATCTTCAGCCGTAGCCCGACCCCAACGCCAAATCGTGAGGAGTCGTTGCACATTGAAAGAATCTTTAAACTTTCAATCCGGGTTGAAAGCTTCTTTTCATCTTACACTCTAGAGGTGTCACCCCCCTATCCCAATTTATCAAAAATTCCATATAAAATCAGCCAACAACAAATAGTGTCACCCACCGTCATTTTGGCATGTATTGTGAAATATTAAATGCCGCTTTGCTCTTGCCTAGGTGAAACCAAAGAGAAGAAATCGAATGAAACACATTATCGGTGTGGATGCCGGCGGAACGTTTACGGACCTTGTGTGCATGGATGAGCTTGCAATTCTGTGATCACAAAGACACCCTCCACACCAAACGATCCATCAATAGCTATTATGTTGCTTTGCCCCAGATACCTGCGGGTGCCCATCGAGGGTGATAGCCCCGAATACTTTTGAAGTGGATATGGATAAAACGGCTTTGTTAAGAGGGGCTGATTGAGAACGAAGGCAATAGGAAATGGATCGAAAAAGAAAATACTAAGAAAAGGAGAGCAACATGGCGGATCTAAGTGTAACCTTTGTTGGAAAGAAATTGAGAAGCCCGCTTGGCGTGGCCTCCCATGCCGTTTTGAATCCAGGCGTTGGGGACTCCAAGGCCGAGACGGAGCATTTGAAGAAATATGCGGACATTGCCGTGGGCTATGTGCACACGCCGTTTATCTGTCCGGAAGAGGAGCATCCCAAAGACAAACCGCCTGCATGGAAATTTATGAGTATTCGATCCAGAGAACCCTTTGCCATGGAGGGACTTCTGGTCGCCACTGAAGCGGCGCGAATCATGTGCCGATTAAATCCAGGGCTCTCGATGATCGAGACCCTCAGAGAAGAATTGCCGGAGGACGTGGCGGTCATTGCCAATATGATAGGACCCGGCGCCGACCCCGAAGGGTGGGCGGATCACTGCGAGGAGGCGGAAGATGCCGGCGCCGACATTATTGAAATGAATGTTTCCTGCCCCATACCCGCCAGCGAAGCCAGGTCCGTTATGGCATACCAATGCGGAGAGATGACCGAATCCGCCGGATGTCTCTTGGGGGATTCCCCCGCCCTTTTGATACCTGTTGTCAAAGCGGTTGTGGACCGGGTCAACATTCCCGTAGGGGTTAAGCTCACACCGGAAACGGGGTTTCCGCGGATCATCGGAATGGC
This window harbors:
- a CDS encoding type II toxin-antitoxin system VapC family toxin, which codes for MYAGVKGDAEQNALQHFISLFRVVPIDAAIGKAGGLYRRDYGKSHGVGLADAILAATAESENAELKTLNIKHYPMFKTP
- a CDS encoding transposase, whose product is MPRLARLDAPGILHHVIIRGIERKNIFRDTTDKQNLVDRLDQLVPQTQTRCYAWVLLSNHAHFLFRSGPDGLVSLMQRLLTGYAVSFNRRHKRHGQLFQNRYKSIICQEDAYLLELVRYIHLNPLRAGMVEDFRALTDYPFSGHRLLVGVDDCSWQDGAYVLGCFGKKVAKARKAYLDYIQAGVAMGRRPELVGGGLVRSLGGWSEVKKMRLKGMDRIKGDERILGDSDFVLSVLSQAKERFERRYELKRHGYDINRVAERVAELFGIDKEEIFQKGRPKKRADARGLFCYWCASELCLSQTELARALDMTVSGIGYAVRRGEAIAACEGYVLIDSII
- a CDS encoding helix-turn-helix domain-containing protein → MAVKLINKNEMEIGRIVQFHRKQAGLSRIDLADIAGVGKTVIYDVENGKQTVRLNTLLKIMISLNISIFLDSPLMDRYEARENA
- a CDS encoding HipA N-terminal domain-containing protein, producing MRKADVFMHDVRAGVLEELSPRTTFRFTYDPAYNGPPVSLTAAVRPEPYTYETFPPFLEGLLPEGYNLEALLRAMKIDRQDLLSQLLAVGGDMVGAVTVREIE
- a CDS encoding HipA domain-containing protein, with amino-acid sequence MNTCLITYATCEGRYSPQGLRKLSRSLKQLKDFPYTAADQIVEAAARAPKMSIQGVQPKLSAVLNARQNGFELVDTGGRYILKPQNPQYRHLPENEDLSMRLAEAAGIPVPLHGLIYSKDGSLTYFIKRFDREGKKKIAVEDFAQLMGLNRDTKYDASMEKVAQVIDRYCTFPAVEKIKLFRLTLVNFLVGNEDMHVKNFSLMTRQGKVELTPAYDILNTTIVLSKAKEEIALPIKGKKRKLSADILVDYFGLTRLELNRKIVSSVLETFKNVSSIWNNLIAVSFLPNEVKTEYKRLVDERFERLLKGSFLLSK